TGCGTGGCAAGCAAGCAGCGCAGCTTGTCGTCGCGCAGGCGATACGCCAGCCCGGGCTGCAGCACCGAATAGGTGCCCGCCGACCCGCAGCACAGGTGGCTGTCGGTGCAGAGCCGCACCTCCACGCCCAGCGAAGCGAGCAGGCCTTCCACCGCGCCGCGGATCTGCTGGCCGTGCTGCAGTGTGCAAGGCGCGTGCCAGGCCACGCGGGGGCGGTGGGCTTCGGGTTTGGCCTGCCGCAGCAACTGGTCGGAGAAGGCGGGCAGCACTTCGCACAGGTCGCGCGTCATGGCCGATACGCGCGCGGCCCGTTCGGCATAGGCCGGGTCGTCGCGCAGCAGGTGGCCGTATTCCTTGACCATCGCGCCGCAGCCGGAGGCCGTCATGACGATGGCCTCGGCGCCGGCCTCGATGTGCGGCCACCAGGCGTCGATGTTGGCGCGCATGTTGCCGAGGCCGCCCGCGTGGTCGTTCATGTGATAGCGGATCGCGCCGCAGCAGCCGGCACGCGGTGCGCTGATCAGCTGCACGCCGAGCCGGTCGAAGACGCGCGCCGTGGCCGCGTTGATATTGGGCGACATGGCCGGCTGCACGCAGCCTTCCAGCAGCAGCATCTTGCGCGCATGGGTGGCGGTGGGCCGTGTGCCAGGCAGCGGCGCCTTGGCCGGCACCT
The sequence above is drawn from the Ralstonia solanacearum K60 genome and encodes:
- the glcF gene encoding glycolate oxidase subunit GlcF is translated as MQITLAAFLQHTPDGEEAQGIVQKCVHCGFCTATCPTYQLLGDELDGPRGRIYLMKQVLEGQPAGERTRLHLDRCLTCRNCESTCPSGVTYGRLVEIGRKIVEDQLDAQGAARPLAERAMRWVLREALTRPKLFGPALRLGQAVRPLLPPVLRNKVPAKAPLPGTRPTATHARKMLLLEGCVQPAMSPNINAATARVFDRLGVQLISAPRAGCCGAIRYHMNDHAGGLGNMRANIDAWWPHIEAGAEAIVMTASGCGAMVKEYGHLLRDDPAYAERAARVSAMTRDLCEVLPAFSDQLLRQAKPEAHRPRVAWHAPCTLQHGQQIRGAVEGLLASLGVEVRLCTDSHLCCGSAGTYSVLQPGLAYRLRDDKLRCLLATQPERIVSANIGCVTHLQSGTDTPVEHWIELVDRMLAG